The Nicotiana tomentosiformis chromosome 2, ASM39032v3, whole genome shotgun sequence genome includes the window TTTTGATGCCTCATTGGTGTGAATCAATAAGGAATTTGATTATCAAAAAATAACATGCACCATGATAGGTTCTCTAACATCTAagggtcgtttggtatgaggtataagGTGGGATAAGATGTAGGTTGAAGGTATATACCGCCAATCAAACAAGGTATAAATTTAATCCCAGACTTAATCCAGGGTATCCCatcttatcccaccttatccTATCAAATGTGGGATTATTTTATCCCATCTCTCATGTGGTATAAATTAGTCCCGGGATTCTAATCCCGGGATAATTTAGTCCGCGTACCAAACGATCCCTAAAGTAATTGATTACCCACTTTTCTCGTAGATTGTGCATTTACTATCATGAATAGAACGGAGAAGGGTCAACAATGCCCTGAACTATTGAAAAAGGTCTAAACATATACTCCATCCACCTATTGGACTAAAAATACCCCTCCATCTACCTTTTTTGTTCACTTATGCCCTTTGACCATTAGGTCAATGctgaatttgaaaaataattaattaaattccaCGTGGCAACTTCTTATTGGTCGAAATTAAAACATCTAACCTATTAGAAAAAACCCACCCAtatctatccgtttttcggactAACCCACCCCAAACACTAACCTGACCCTAATAAaaagttcaaataaaaaaaagacGCCCCACTTCCATCTAACCCATAGATTTACATGTGTTCGCTGCAACTTCCATGGAGCTTTTGTTCCATGGAGTTTGATAGAAGTGGGGCCTCTTTTTTTTAGTTGAACTTTTTGTTCGGGTCGGGTTATTGTTTGAAGCGGGTTAGTATGAAAAACTGGTAGATATGGGTTGGTCTTTCTAATGGGTTAGATGTTTTAATTTTGGCCAATAAGAAGTTGCCACGTggaatttaaataattattatttttaattcagCATTGACCTAACGGTCAAAGGGCACAAGTGAACCAAAAAGGTGGATGGAGGGGTATTTTTAGCCCAATAGGTGAATGAAGGGTATTTTTAAACCTTTTCCAATAGTGTAGGAGCATTTTTAACCCTTTTCCGTTAATAAAATTCTTAAATCTGTTATCTGAGCTCAATGACACGGCAATTCTTGATGAGAGTTCACACTTAACTGCTCCAGATTAGTGCTGCTCATTTGAAAAGTGCCTCTAAAGTTGCTTTTCTCTCGGTGGTCATCTTTGATTGTCGCAGGTACTTCTATAGCATTGATCTAGCATTTTTGACACTGTTCATATTCTGCATTATTCAGGAATGGAAAGAGAGAAAAAAGTTTCAGAAACGCCTTATAGCAGCCAAGAAGAAATTACATGAAATGGAACAAGATCATATTTTTCATGGTTTTAGATACGGCGAGAAAAGCCAAAGGAGCTTCCTTGCAGACCAGATAGTTGATGTAAATTCAATGTTGCTTCAGCATGCGTTGCAGAATATTAAGATGCCATATAAGAGGTGCAGCTTTTagtttatttcctataatttggAATTAGATACTTGTTGACCTGCTAAAGTGTGCGTCATGCAAGCTTTAAGTAGGCTAACTGATCTTTTACCCCGACATCTCATATCCTAAATGTTAAGTACAAATGCATTGAAGAAAGTTGGCTAGGTTCATTTACCTGATATTGATTTTCATACATAATGCATGGTCTCATCTCATGATCATACTCATtcttattccttttttttttttttttttgggggggggggggggggggttactaTAATTTGCCTTGACAAATTCGACAATTTTGTTCTTGCTGCAGATGGAGCTTTCCAGACTTTGTTAATGCTTTAGAAGTTTCAAATACATTTAAAATATCAAAAGAATTCCTTTCTAAAGAAAATGTGGAACATTCCAACATTGGTTCTAAAGTGCAAGAGCAGGGTCGCGGCCTCATATCTTGCGGCAAGGTTGCCATTGTTTTAGCTTTGGGAGAAATGCTTGGAAGGTCTTCTATTCCTGAGCCTGTTGGCTCTCATAATAATGACATTGCCTATCTGCATATCAAGGCATTGGTAGATGACAGCCTCAGACTGCTAAAGGTGGTCCTTCCTTCAGTAGTAGAACTAGAGTCGACAGTATGTTTTGTAAGTTGAATTCAACAGAATGCTATCTCCCATATGGCCATTCAGGATTGAAGTAGTTGCCACTGACTCACTTCATTCCCTGCAGCCCATTGCTTGAAAGTAGGTCGCACATACATTACTATTGTCATTAGATGATTCTGAGGGAAGTTTGGGGCAAGTAATATTATGCCTTTTCTGCTATGTTTACTTTGTATACATGCAGGTGTAATTCACATGTTAGTTGCAATGTCCCTTTCGTTTAGTTTTGGCTCATGGTGATGGGAGATTACTTGTCTTGCTGGAGAGAGTTATTTTGAATCATGATTTGATTGATTTCTTTGTCAATTGCAGACGGAGGACCTGCTGTCTGTACCTCTTATATTGGTGTGTCCCGCTGAATCTATTGAATATCTCAAACAATTGTTCATGGATCATGACTACTTCTCTTTCAACTCCGAGAAGGTAGATGCATATCTTTGCTACGTAATTAGTTACATGCCAGATAGAAAGCTTGTACAGAATTATCTTATAAGGAGCTTAAATCACATACATCCATCATATCTTTTTTGTGAAAGTTTCACTCATTCAGTCATGCTTCAAAACAGGTATAGCAACTCTAAACAATATCGGTGCAGCTATACTTCTTCTAAGTCGTATGTATGACCTGCAGTTGTGAAAAGAGTGTCACGTTATGGCCTAATCATGTTGCATCTCCTGATTCTAGATAATCCCGTACACTGGGCCAAATAAAGCAAAGACCAAATCATTCTCATTTACTTCCGAGGGAAGTTCTACGGCATGATTATAGCCAGTGTTTTAGACTTTAAACTATTATCTCTATGAAAAAGTGGACGAGTTTCTCCATTTTATTGGGTATTGGAGCTAATTCTGGAAATGGTTAATTTTGGTAGGTCGGAACAATTTCTGAGATAAGAGTATTTAACAGCTGTGTAGCTACAGTTTTCTTCGCTTtatttttgaattgtttgatGTAAACTACATTCATTTTCTCTTTTGCGGGAAGAAAATTTTATCATCATTATTGACCTGATAACAGGTCTACCAGCATGCAATTTCTTAGTTTCTACTCCTGTTGTGTCATTCACAGGTTTGGTTCTTGGAAGAAGAGAAACTCCCCGTCGTCACTGCGTCACAGGAAGAAGAAAGCAAACATAAAATTTTGATGAAATCACCTTGGGAGATACTCCAACAACCAGCTGGATCAGGAGGAATTGTTACTTTGCTCTCAGCACATAACCTACTAGAGCATTTACATGTGATGGGCGTGGAGTATATTCAGGTCAGAGTTCAGATATTGGCTAGTTGTAGACTTGTGCATTTTACTTCTGGCTAAGTGCAATTGGCGTCTTAAATATCATGTATTAGCGCCTCTTTCTTGTACTTCTAGATCTGTCTTAAATAGTATGTCAACTCTTTCTTGTCCCCTTGTTTTAATTGGTATTATCAGAGGAATCGTATGGGCTGTGAATCTGTGTAACTAATTGGTGCTCAATACAGGTCTGTTCTGGCAATCAAGATTGCATAAATGGCGAGATGCTACTTGGTTTTACTAAGTCTCGTGAAGCCAATGCGGGGATCCAAGTCTTCAGGGATGCTGGCTACTCGGAAGAACGCTTCAACATGGTATTTTCCATTGATTTTGCAAAGAAGTTGACTAAGAAGATCGACAAACTTCAATTTGAAGCCATTTTAAAGCCAAATCAGTATGTGGAGATGGTAGATAAAGACTGGGTTGATGTTATCCCCTCCTCACCCAACTCATATGAGTTTCATTCTTCAATTTATAACTGCTTCAACGCTTGTCCTCCTAGTAAAATTTGTTTGGTAGACATTACTGCATGATATCGATATTTGTATACATGTATATGACTCCCAACTTACCTGCAAAAGCATAGAAAATCTTTTAGTAGCACGAGACGAGTATCTTCGCACCCATCAATCAGTTGGTATTGAGCATCAAATTTGACCCGATTTCCTATCAACAAACATTCAGTGGGCTATCATCAATGGTGATGATGGCTAATATTTCTCATTTGCTGTTCATCGATTCTTTGTGACGGCATTAATTTTGCTGGTTGGAGTTAAAGCACTTTTGGGAGTGGGAAGAACTGGTTTTACAAATGTTAGCAGAAGAAAAAGCAAGATTATAGTAAGGGGTCGTTTGTTAGGATGTATTAGCTTTGATATTATTAATCCCTTGTTTGGAAGTGTTTTTCAaacctatgtataactaatatatACCATTTTCAATACTATTCTTATACATAGCAAACCATGACATTAGCAATACCATGGTTATTAATACATGGATTATAAAGACTGAACTATCCTTTCAATACCTTTTCCAATATTTTTTGGAGGGTatttttgtaaataaatatttttaaaaaaaaattatgctATGCATGTTATTTTTATACACTAATAATCTTAACATAATTAATCCAAGCATTACTAATTTTAACATTACTATTATATCATACTAGTACTTCAAATTGGTGAAATCAAACTAGTGAACGTTTTGATGGAAGACTGTTATCAGAACTAATAAGTCTGCTACGATGAGAGGGATAACTTGCAGCATCAATCATTTAGAAGTCcaataataaagttttaaattacTAATTTCCTTGAATATTGTACTTGAGCTTCAATTAACAAAATGGAAATTCTTTTCTGATGTAATTCTTTCAGTTGGTTAATAAAATCCTTCATTTACCCCCAAAAAAAACATAATGGAAAATTTCATCGTTTGAAGTTTGAACCCTTGTAAAGTGGACTAAAAATACAATATAATATTAAATAACATTGAGCGTGAGGTATTATTAACTTGTCGAATTGGTAGT containing:
- the LOC104121622 gene encoding uncharacterized protein isoform X1, with amino-acid sequence MQGCAALSCSSNAISSAPVGLFFTQTLTLPFRNQSIGLLTNPSSFPAQSSFKIFHVRQSTLPLRHCTATEEILETSETEGVFVETGYIYSVHGLQGEVRVKAETDFPELRFSKPGRRWLRQQVSGREMVQEIELVEGRGHPGQKSWILRFHEINTVEQAQKLVGSTVLVKDEDRPVLEEGEYYTRDLVGMRVFLKETREPVGTVINVFNSGASDLLHVELDSNISLSDRNGKPRLEGGASGPLVWVPFVEAIVPTVDLSKREMLITPPKGLLELNIRTDERSKKERRQLEWKERKKFQKRLIAAKKKLHEMEQDHIFHGFRYGEKSQRSFLADQIVDVNSMLLQHALQNIKMPYKRWSFPDFVNALEVSNTFKISKEFLSKENVEHSNIGSKVQEQGRGLISCGKVAIVLALGEMLGRSSIPEPVGSHNNDIAYLHIKALVDDSLRLLKVVLPSVVELESTVCFTEDLLSVPLILVCPAESIEYLKQLFMDHDYFSFNSEKVWFLEEEKLPVVTASQEEESKHKILMKSPWEILQQPAGSGGIVTLLSAHNLLEHLHVMGVEYIQVCSGNQDCINGEMLLGFTKSREANAGIQVFRDAGYSEERFNMVFSIDFAKKLTKKIDKLQFEAILKPNQYVEMVDKDWVDVIPSSPNSYEFHSSIYNCFNACPPSKICLVDITA
- the LOC104121622 gene encoding uncharacterized protein isoform X2; protein product: MQGCAALSCSSNAISSAPVGLFFTQTLTLPFRNQSIGLLTNPSSFPAQSSFKIFHVRQSTLPLRHCTATEEILETSETEGVFVETGYIYSVHGLQGEVRVKAETDFPELRFSKPGRRWLRQQVSGREMVQEIELVEGRGHPGQKSWILRFHEINTVEQAQKLVGSTVLVKDEDRPVLEEGEYYTRDLVGMRVFLKETREPVGTVINVFNSGASDLLHVELDSNISLSDRNGKPRLEGGASGPLVWVPFVEAIVPTVDLSKREMLITPPKGLLELNIRTDERSKKERRQLEWKERKKFQKRLIAAKKKLHEMEQDHIFHGFRYGEKSQRSFLADQIVDVNSMLLQHALQNIKMPYKRWSFPDFVNALEVSNTFKISKEFLSKENVEHSNIGSKVQEQGRGLISCGKVAIVLALGEMLGRSSIPEPVGSHNNDIAYLHIKALVDDSLRLLKTEDLLSVPLILVCPAESIEYLKQLFMDHDYFSFNSEKVWFLEEEKLPVVTASQEEESKHKILMKSPWEILQQPAGSGGIVTLLSAHNLLEHLHVMGVEYIQVCSGNQDCINGEMLLGFTKSREANAGIQVFRDAGYSEERFNMVFSIDFAKKLTKKIDKLQFEAILKPNQYVEMVDKDWVDVIPSSPNSYEFHSSIYNCFNACPPSKICLVDITA
- the LOC104121622 gene encoding uncharacterized protein isoform X3, translating into MVQEIELVEGRGHPGQKSWILRFHEINTVEQAQKLVGSTVLVKDEDRPVLEEGEYYTRDLVGMRVFLKETREPVGTVINVFNSGASDLLHVELDSNISLSDRNGKPRLEGGASGPLVWVPFVEAIVPTVDLSKREMLITPPKGLLELNIRTDERSKKERRQLEWKERKKFQKRLIAAKKKLHEMEQDHIFHGFRYGEKSQRSFLADQIVDVNSMLLQHALQNIKMPYKRWSFPDFVNALEVSNTFKISKEFLSKENVEHSNIGSKVQEQGRGLISCGKVAIVLALGEMLGRSSIPEPVGSHNNDIAYLHIKALVDDSLRLLKVVLPSVVELESTVCFTEDLLSVPLILVCPAESIEYLKQLFMDHDYFSFNSEKVWFLEEEKLPVVTASQEEESKHKILMKSPWEILQQPAGSGGIVTLLSAHNLLEHLHVMGVEYIQVCSGNQDCINGEMLLGFTKSREANAGIQVFRDAGYSEERFNMVFSIDFAKKLTKKIDKLQFEAILKPNQYVEMVDKDWVDVIPSSPNSYEFHSSIYNCFNACPPSKICLVDITA